The window CTATCGCCAGGGAAGTCCTGGAAAAAGGATACAAACTGTCTATCGTTGTGCGGAATAAACGTAAAGCAGAACTGTTAAATGGTCTTCCTTCCAAATATATCGTAGCGGATATTACTGACCCAGGTTCGTTAGCGGGCATATCCCGTGGACAGGATATCGTAATTTCAGCGGTTGGCAAAAGTGTTTCTCCCAATGATAAGAGTAAGCAAACATTTCATGAGGTAGATTTTATGGGCAACGCCAATGTTCTGCAGGAAGCCCAAGCAAGTGGCGTGAAAAAGTTTATTTATGTTTCTGCTTTTCACTCCGAAAGGTACCTACATTTAAACTATTGCAAAGTTCACCATGACTTTGCTGAATTGTTGCAGCGTTCAGGAATAAACTATTCAATCATTAAACCCCCGGCAGTATTTAGTGCCTTTGTAGATATGATAGAAATGGCTAAGAAGGGGCGGCTAATTACGATAGGTGCTGGCGATAAAAAAACCAATCCAATTTATGAAGGCGACTTAGCCAAAGTTTGTGTGGATTCCATCAAGCATCCCAAAGCTGTAATTGAAGTTGGGGGTAAAATGATATATACCAGGCATGAACTAAATGAGCTAGTACAAAATGCTGTTAATCCGAAAAAGAAGGTTCGACACATTCCGCCAGGTTTAATGATAACAGCGCTCCCCCTGATCAGGCTGTTTGATAAAAACATGTATGACAAGTTTTCCTTTTTTATTGAAGTAACGCAGCAGGATACAGTAGCGCCTCAACTAGGAGAAATGAGGTTCGAAGACTATATCAGGAGCAAAGTAAATGCATGGAAGAAGTAGTCTGGCTAAGCATTACGCAAGAAATTCAACCAGAAACTATTTGTGATGAAAATCTTCAAAATAGGGGAAGGGCAGCCAAAGGCAGATTTTGCAAATCAAAAGAAAGCATCCAGTAAAACCTTATCAGGCTCAAGATGTGACTCTTTAGTGTTGAAAATTGACTTTACATGCTAATAAAGCGCAAATGTAGCCTAGGTGTTTAATTAAAGTCCTGTCACCTATAAAAGTTATCAGCCTGACTTCATCTTGCATGTTATAGTCACACCCGTTAGTTTATTTAATTTATGTTAAGTAGTAAGTGGCATATATAACTATTTGCCTATACAGAATGTGGTGCAATGTAATAAATGCCTTATTTCAATAATTTAAGTCTTGATGAGGTTGTGCGAGGTACAAATAAAATCAAATTTTTTACCCTTATCAGAATGCTCAGAGCCTCCCTCACTTTATCCTCAGAAATAGATTAATGATATTTTTTTCAAAAATTTTGCATGGCCGCAAGATCTGCACACTTAGTGAGGCTTAGGTGTTATACCTTTGTATTGTTCATCTAAAACAGCAATCGTATGATCAGGGAAGTACTGCACCACATCACCCATCATCTCGATGAGGAAATTTCGCTGGAAAAGCTCGCGCAGCTAAGTGGTTATTCGCCTTTCCACTTGCATCGAATGCTGAAGGAGGAGCTGAGTGAACCCATCGGCAATTACATAAAACAACAACGGATAGGTACGGCAGCATACCTGCTGTCACTTACCCAGGTGCCGGTATCGCAAATAAAGTTTTTGGTTGGTTACTCTAATGATAGTGCTTTTTCCAGAGCTTTCAAGGATATCATGAAATGCTCACCTAAAGCCTATCGGGAGGATAACCAGTTTAAAAACAGCATTGCAGCCTTAGAGGGGTATCTTTCCCTAAAATCAAAAACAGTTGTACTTTCAAATCCACAGGCCTTGCTTTTTCCCAGCCTGGGCAATTACTTCTTCCCTGATACCTACAAGGTCTGGAAGGACGTAAAAGAATATCTGCAGGTGAGCGGGCTCAGGGAAGATGATTTTGAATACTATGGCATTCTATATGGCTGCCAGACGGTTAATCCCGGCCTAAACCGGTACGATGCAGCCATACTGCCAAAGCCTGGGGTTCATCTGCCTAAAAATAAGTTTTTTCAGAGCCAGTTGTCGGCAGGCAAATTTGCCAGCTATACCTTTTGCTGCGCGTTCGAAGAACTGAAGAACAGCTGCCTGCTTATAGGCAAACATCTCGCCGAACAATCAGGCCTGCAGCATCGTAATGATGTATCTTATTTTAAGTATCACAGCCTTCCCGACGGAGAAAAGCTCGATAACCTACTGATCGACTGGCTGCTGCC of the Flammeovirgaceae bacterium 311 genome contains:
- a CDS encoding NAD-dependent epimerase/dehydratase (COG0702 Predicted nucleoside-diphosphate-sugar epimerases); protein product: MKKVLLFGATGNIGQAIAREVLEKGYKLSIVVRNKRKAELLNGLPSKYIVADITDPGSLAGISRGQDIVISAVGKSVSPNDKSKQTFHEVDFMGNANVLQEAQASGVKKFIYVSAFHSERYLHLNYCKVHHDFAELLQRSGINYSIIKPPAVFSAFVDMIEMAKKGRLITIGAGDKKTNPIYEGDLAKVCVDSIKHPKAVIEVGGKMIYTRHELNELVQNAVNPKKKVRHIPPGLMITALPLIRLFDKNMYDKFSFFIEVTQQDTVAPQLGEMRFEDYIRSKVNAWKK
- a CDS encoding DNA-binding domain-containing protein (COG2207 AraC-type DNA-binding domain-containing proteins), producing MIREVLHHITHHLDEEISLEKLAQLSGYSPFHLHRMLKEELSEPIGNYIKQQRIGTAAYLLSLTQVPVSQIKFLVGYSNDSAFSRAFKDIMKCSPKAYREDNQFKNSIAALEGYLSLKSKTVVLSNPQALLFPSLGNYFFPDTYKVWKDVKEYLQVSGLREDDFEYYGILYGCQTVNPGLNRYDAAILPKPGVHLPKNKFFQSQLSAGKFASYTFCCAFEELKNSCLLIGKHLAEQSGLQHRNDVSYFKYHSLPDGEKLDNLLIDWLLPVQ